The proteins below come from a single Neospora caninum Liverpool complete genome, chromosome IX genomic window:
- a CDS encoding putative BT1 transmembrane domain-containing protein — protein MASLACCLSANPLAALAAGCWGRCAGKKSASAQDASGPDVVRLCTCSKSLSGSFAKQASGLSVYADRGSGGESRPGFLRKFSGPVVSKGDSSLEDGAEESGAKSSRSSDRKHRALPRADSDDVEMGAGESGAGADTEENLESCVEPVPGRRNVCPTCGGVVASPGETLILVPPLEVDEEDSVAEQRRKKTCQESCFDRLEHINPVNLLRFAARVRRHVGSPFFLLLLSVFGGVRGILYGLTHRSLLPYLKSIDQDAATYQGIDALGTVIWGMMGVVGTISDSVPLGGYHKRYYMLIANVVGVCGVTLLATCPAHLVAQNVWIVGLAMFLICTQMSTLVLMCSGKYSEMMEKNPEMKADIVTFVFMCWMVGNLIGTSIVGPISDAVGTQPLYYLALPIAAQSVVPIVLGFLPEEKVQFRILTNKLLGHKRFFLMALAIGVAATGVVVITIAFPGSSAVMIPYCSLVSVFLIALCLFCLPPKLAKCNLYLFLWGLVNVSVSGALDFFYTASPKCLPDGPHFDYTYYATYISVAGALANWAGIWVFHSFLADWTFRHVFWLSIAVRAVASLFDYVMVLRLNLYIGIPDKFMYLFGDAIILNLVNTLNHMPGYILTSRLCPTGLESTAYAVMDGMSHLGWNFSKQFGVFATELAGIATGENSPGGCDFNNLGNLALITQVALPLLAIPLSFLLLPNSPMSERVRQDLDENVEADKTDEGKGNLELKDRGISESTKCSAMDRGSTTTSVAETVTPLTGVCTPGGTSAVSDVDDGVSLEVDDDLFFKPAGGDGSQDDVEAPERSYLGSERRMRLVRIKRTDADMSDTSQMSSEIEPAGHAGETEALRAPAGDGCGLPEGGRWSRGELEYPSWDRPQRSGSSHRVVSPFPHVRSGLGSSRATRGDEGGDGNGYIKMRPERESRGSVSRAFHMVSSSPSSPAGDDAVRARPQPGPNSQSAFACGAQRSDHSESVEETGEGTIPLGLRHGSYFLAKGGILDYACDHEVGAESPTNGSLARLQ, from the coding sequence atggcgtctctcgcgtgttgTTTGTCGGCGAATCCCCTCGCTGCGTTGGCCGCAGGTTGTTGGGGGCGGTGCGCCGGAAAGAAGTCGGCCAGCGCTCAAGACGCCTCGGGGCCTGACGTCGTTCGTCTGTGCACCTGCTCCAAGTCCCTCTCCGGCAGCTTCGCGAAGCAGGCCTCGGGCTTGTCCGTCTACGCGGACCGGGGATCAGGTGGGGAATCGAGGCCTGGCTTTCTCCGGAAATTCAGCGGTCCAGTGGTGTCAAAGGGCGACAGCAGCCTCGAGGACGGCGCGGAGGAAAGTGGAGCCAAGTCGTCGCGATCCAGCGACAGAAAGCATCGCGCCTTGCCGCGCGCGGACTCGGACGATGTCGAGATGGGCGCGGGGGAGTCGGGCGCGGGagcagacacagaggaaaactTGGAAAGTTGTGTGGAACCGGTGCCTGGACGCCGGAACGTCTGTCCGACCTGCGGAGGCGTTGTCGCGTCTCCCGGCGAGACCTTGATTCTTGTTCCGCCCCTGGAggtcgacgaagaggacagcGTCGCTGAGCAGCGACGCAAGAAGACTTGCCAGGAATCGTGTTTCGATCGCCTGGAACACATCAATCCAGTGAACCTGCTCCGCTTCGCAGCTCGGGTTCGTCGCCATGTCGGAagtcctttcttccttctcctcctctctgtgtttggCGGCGTGCGCGGGATCTTGTACGGCCTCACGCACCGCTCCCTGCTTCCCTACTTGAAGAGTATCGACCAAGACGCAGCAACGTACCAAGGCATAGACGCCCTCGGAACCGTCATCTGGGGCATGATGGGTGTGGTCGGTACCATCAGCGACTCAGTTCCCCTGGGCGGGTACCACAAGCGCTACTACATGCTCATCGCGAACGTCGTCGGAGTGTGTGGGGTCACGCTGCTCGCCACGTGTCCCGCGCACCTGGTTGCGCAGAACGTGTGGATCGTCGGGTTGGCCATGTTCCTCATCTGTACGCAGATGAGCACCTTGGTTCTCATGTGTTCCGGCAAGTACAGCGAAATGATGGAGAAGAATCCGGAAATGAAGGCGGACATTGTGACATTTGTCTTCATGTGTTGGATGGTCGGGAACCTCATCGGAACGTCAATTGTGGGTCCCATCTCGGACGCCGTGGGGACGCAGCCGCTGTACTACCTGGCTCTGCCCATTGCGGCCCAGTCCGTGGTGCCGATCGTCCTGGGTTTCCTTCCCGAGGAAAAGGTTCAGTTCCGGATTCTGACGAACAAACTGTTGGGACACAAACGGTTCTTCCTCATGGCTTTGGCCATCGGAGTGGCGGCGACTGGCGTCGTCGTCATCACCATTGCGTTCCCCGGTTCGAGCGCCGTCATGATTCCGTACTGCAGCCtggtttccgtcttcctcattgctctctgtctgttctgtctccctcccaAACTCGCCAAGTGCAACCTGTATCTCTTCCTCTGGGGCCTAGTCaacgtctccgtctccggcgccctCGACTTCTTCTACACAGCGAGCCCAAAGTGCCTTCCCGATGGCCCTCACTTTGACTACACATACTACGCGACCTACATCTCCGTCGCAGGCGCTCTGGCGAACTGGGCGGGCATCTGGGTGTTCCACTCGTTCTTGGCGGACTGGACCTTCCGGCACGTCTTCTGGTTGTCGATTGCCGTGCGCGCtgtcgcgtcgctcttcgaCTACGTCATGGTGCTTCGGCTCAATCTGTACATTGGCATTCCTGACAAGTTCATGTATCTTTTCGGCGATGCCATCATCCTCAACTTGGTCAACACGCTGAACCACATGCCCGGATACATTCTGACCTCTCGCCTGTGTCCGACGGGGCTGGAGAGCACGGCGTACGCCGTGATGGACGGCATGTCACATCTGGGTTGGAATTTCTCCAAGCAGTTTGGTGTCTTCGCGACGGAGCTGGCAGGCATTGCGACGGGCGAAAACAGCCCGGGAGGCTGTGACTTCAACAACCTCGGGAACCTCGCTCTCATTACTCAGGTCGCACTTCCGCTCCTCGCAATTCCcctgtccttcctcctcctcccgAACTCTCCAATGTCTGAGCGCGTTCGACAGGACCTCGACGAAAATGTGGAGGCCGACAAGACGGATGAAGGGAAGGGGAACCTCGAGCTGAAGGACAGAGGAATTAGCGAGAGCACCAAGTGCTCCGCCATGGACCGGGGCAGCACCACGACCAGTGTCGCCGAAACGGTGACGCCACTGacaggtgtatgtacaccgggAGGCACGAGTGCTGTGAGCGACGTTGACGACGGTGTATCTCTGGAAGTCGACGATGATCTGTTTTTCAAGCCGGCCGGCGGGGACGGGTCGCAAGATGACGTGGAAGCGCCAGAAAGAAGTTACCTCGGCTCCGAGAGGAGGATGCGACTGGTTCGAATAAAGCGGACGGACGCAGACATGAGCGACACGTCCCAGATGTCTTCGGAGATAGAGCCGGCTGGCCACGCCGGAGAGACTGAGGCACTCCGGGCTCCAGCTGGCGACGGGTGTGGCCTCCCAGAAGGTGGACGGTGGTCCCGCGGCGAGTTGGAGTACCCGAGTTGGGACCGGCCGCAGCGGTCGGGTTCGAGTCACCGGGTGGTGTCCCCCTTCCCACACGTGCGTTCTGGGTTAGGTTCCTCGCGTGCAACGCggggcgacgagggaggTGACGGGAATGGGTACATCAAAATGCGTcccgagagggagagccgTGGAAGCGTCAGTCGCGCGTTCCACATGGTGTCGAGTAGTCCCAGCTCTCCGGCCGGCGATGACGCTGTGCGGGCGA